The Candidatus Poribacteria bacterium sequence GATTTCGGTGAGTTCTAGCGTCACAGTTTCCACTGTTTCCCGAATTTCCCTGACATGAGTCGTCAACGCTGAGCGTTGTAACCTCATACTTTCGCCGGAATCGTCAAGTGCTTTCTGAACCGTATTTGAGAATCCTGTAGTGAGTTCATTTAAGCGGTCCTCAATATGTGGAAAAGTATCAATGGCTTGCTGGCGCAGTTGGCGGAAAGCATCCAATTGATTGTTTAAGCTATGGAGGAGTGGATCTAGTGTTTCAGCAATAGAAACAAGAGTTTCGCTTTGATCTTCAATTGTCATTAGCGATTCAGCCATTGAAACCAATGCTCCACGAGAGTGTTGAATACTCTCCGCCGCAATACGAAATTCAGTGGCGAGTTCATCCATTTGCTGACGGTATTGTTCCTGCCATCTATTCATTTCGCGAACACCCTCGTTGAATTGAACGAAGTTTTCGCCAAATTGCTCGTTAATTTTCATGTTGTAATCCCGGACGACCTCTTTTAGTGCTTCTACTAATAGGAGAGAACATTTTTCAGCAATCCTATCTGAAAAGGCACTAATTTCTTGCACCAACTGGATGTTACTGGACTCAATGTTTTTTTGCAGGGCTTGCAATTCGGTAAACACTGTCCCACCATTTGTACTGCTTAGGTAGTGTTTACATTGTGGCTCCGGATCCAGTCATGGCAAGGCTTCCATAGTTCTGCAATATCCATTTGATCTATAGACGTAAATTCTGATAGGCACTGACTTCCGGACGATTTTTATGATGGAATGTAAACACAACGTAGGGCAGTTTTTATATTGTTAAGGATGTCGTCTGTTTTAGCAATCGCTTTTATGCCCGGATCCTCGTTGGCATTACGCATCTGATATAGTGCAATTGTTTTTAGGGCAATCGCTGATCCAATACCCACAAGAGAGGTAAGAAACGCATGCCTAAGTCCTTGCAACAATCCCTCAATACCTTTTTGCATTTTATCCGGGTCCGGGTGAAAATCTTGAAGTCCCATATAAATTCCGAGAAAAGTTCCAAAGACCCCCACAACAGTTACAATTGAAGCACACGTATTGGTATGTGTATACCAACTTTTTTGCCGCTGCAAGAAGATAACTGCACTGACGAATATAAGAACTTGCCCAACTACATATTCAACCAAAAAAGTGTTCAAAAAAGTCTCCTTAATAAAATCAACAACGCATGTTTTCTATAAATTTGATTCTGATTGAAGTGCTATGAATTCAAAACATTCCTTGTGCCTTGCACTACTGAACTACAAAACCTCATTTCTCGGAGGCATCTCTATTTTCAGTTCGACCCCCAAGGCATCGGCAATCTTCAGGAGATCCCGTCTTTTATCTTGGCTATCTTGTGCTGTCAGGATGTAATAAGGACCCGATTCGACTTGTGTATGCTTCGGGTGTTTCACCGTATCAACGATTGACACATAAAAACGCTCGATATTACAAGCTCTCACCTTCTCTATCCCTAACTTCTCAATGACCGCAACGAAGGTCTTCGATATCGTATCCCGCTCGATCCTTTCACCATCCGGCATCGCTACAATGAATATCAGAAATGTAGAGGGTCTTCTGGAAGGGGGTGGGGTGGCACGTCAGTCTGAGACTGTTCAGGCTTCTGTTTCAGGGGCCTGCCGGTATTCTTCAGAAACGCTAAGGCCTGGTCCCTCCTCATTATATCGCGCAGCCTTTCAACGCTCGCTTTCGCTTCAATCGCGTCGATTTTGTCGAGGACCTCTATAATATGGTACAGGACAACACGCGTATATTCAGTATCTAAATCCGTATCCAGTGGTGGATGTGAGACTTGGTCCCGGGCGTGTTTGATAATATAGAGCAGACTTTTCACATGCGCCCGTTTATCACCCCGAAACCGCAAGCGGAAAACGTGCTGCCAATTTTCGATTATAATATCCGGAAAGTCCCGAATGTCAAGCGCACTTTCAATACTGCCGTCATTATTGTGTAGGTTTGTTTTAAAGTCGCTCGCTTGTTGTGAGGACAAAGACTCATAAATTGCATTTTTGATGGTTTTTCCCCAGATACGTCTCATGATGCGGACAATGAAAAGACGCATGGCATCTCGGAATTCATCAAGTGCCTCGATCAGCACAGCTTGATTTGGGCGTTTTACCACTTTATATCCTCCTTGGGGGGCACATAAGAACAATTTAGCGGAAAAGTTCCCTATTGAACACCGCTCTCCGCATCCTCTAAAATCCGCGAAATCCGTGTCATCCGCGACAATCCGCGATTCAGACATCTCTATTCCTGATCCTCACGCCATTTTGCAAAGTCCGCCTTGATCGCCTCCGACCATTTTTGGTCGATTTCCCCTGGCGTATACACGCCTTCGCGTAACCGTTGATGCCCGAACCAATGGTGTGTTTTCTCTGTTATCGGTCTTCGAGTCGACGGCGGAGTTGTTCTAATTCACGTTCTAATGCCTCCCGCCGATGCGCTTCTGTTTCCGCACGGACTTCTGCTGCTTCGGCACGGAATTCCGCTGTTTCCACACGCTTTTTTGCTGCAGCGTGAAGGCTACGTTCCTCTGTAGCAGTCGTGATCGGAGTGCCATCCGGCAGATACGGACGTAACAACCGGACATGGCTATGATGTTGATCCGTCCACCGGAACGACAAGTTTAAGGACTCGCTGAATAAGCCTCCATCCGCATCCGGAAGCATCTCAACAATATCACCTGATACCTCACGCCGCCATCCACGGAACTCCGCGGGTTTCTCCATCTCGGGTTGATGGATGAAATACTCTTGTGCCCCGATATCCCGCAGGTAGACCCCTACCTTGGCCTCGCGATCCTCATCAGCTGTCGAATCCGACAGAAACTCAAAAAGCACCGTAGGCACCGCACCTTCTGTCCACGTGTAGAAACTCCTGCGAAGTGGGAATTTCGCTGCACTTAAAACGACATAGATATCGGGGGCGACGTTCTTCGTGGTATCGCCTTCACGATAATAGATGAAGTTGTCAACGCCGATATAGATGTCGGGTTGCGTTGCGAAATAACTCGAGAGTTGTTCATACAAGATATTGATCTGTTCTCCGTGGAATCCGGTTGCGGGCATAGGTTCCTCGTCCTCATACGGGTAGCCTGGTATGTAAACAGTGGGTTTCCCGGTGGGTTTTGGGACAGTCGGCATATATTTTCGTTGTTTCTCTGCGAAGTCGTTAAGAGGTTTCATACGTCTCTCCATGTCTGTGGGTTTCTCTTAATTTTAGTAGAAGTCTGCGGGGTCGTCAATCTGAATACTGAAGGGTGCGTAAAGTTTTTGGGAGAAAAAAATAAACGACTTGGGCATGTTGTCAATCGGATTTGGACTTATCTTCTGAAGGCACTTTTCCCATCAGAATCCGCAAGGCTGAAAGCCGCTGATGATAATCGCTCTCTGTTTTAAACCTGCGTTTCATCTGGTTGATTCAGACTGATCCACAATCGTCGGAGATAGTCTAAGCCTTCAAAGTTTGGAGGAAGTCCTCAAAAGTCGCTATCTTCAACGCCGTGAGATGCAGTGCGTCGAGGCGATCCAGGTCGTCGATGACTTCGAGCGTCTGTTGCACACTCGGATCCTCGCGTCCCGGGAAACGCGTTTTCAGCACGGAGAGGATATTTTTGATGGCTGTCGCGCGCGTGCCTTGCTCAATGCCTTGCTCAATGCCGCGTTGTATGATGCGTTCGTAAACAGGGGATTCTTGCATAAGTGCCTCCAATGTTGGGTTCTGAAAAAGTTCAGGCGGATGGACTAACCCTCCGAAAACAGAAAGGGCATACAATAAGGTGCCCCGTGTCGCTTTGTCTACCGGAACGGATTTTGTCGTCTCTATACAGATCTCGACCCAGGCTTCAGCCGTCATATCCACAGGGGGCCGCATGAGTGGTGTGAAAGGTAGCAATCCAAGAGCCTCGGGGTTCAAAAACGATTCGCCTTCCAACGCATACACCCGCATCACATTATACTTGAATCGCAAGCCACCAGTCGTCTCGTCTCCATACTCGTAGGTCCCTGGGTCTGTTTGTCCTGCCGGTGGACGGAGATAGAAAACTGTGGAATAGACAGGCTTCTCATGCTGATGGACGAGAAAACTTGCATATGCCAACATCCGCAGGGGCATCGGTTTCTCTCGACTCTCGTCGGTTTGTGCCTCTATATGCAAGATCGCATCCTCGCTTTTATCAGGGAGCCGGATATGAAACGTCAAATCGCTGTGATGGACTTTCACCGTGGCTTGCTCTGTGTTCAGAGGGGGACCAACTTCCACGTGCGGTGTATTTAATGCTAACGCTGCGAGTTGATCGGGGGCGTACCCCGCCAAGTGCTTGAAGAGTTCATCAAAATGCGCCATATTTATATAATACGCGAAGGTGAGAAAAATGTCAACGGGATTTCTCAAAATCTCAAAACAAAGATGCACTTGAAATTTTCTCAACAGATGTGTTATCATTGCCGCAAAAAGGATAGGACTTAAAAACGGTGTAGTTTGTAGTCGCACAATTTATTACGCATTGCGGAAGTTCTAAATTCACAAAGGAGACAGAACATGAAACGTTATGGAAACCGTCACGGGAACTCTGGGATCGCTGCTTACGAAGAGGGTCCTGATTTCATCAAAATCCGGTTCACGAGTGGGGGTATCTATCTGTACACCTACGACAGTGCAGGCGAGGACGATATTGAGGAGATGAAAGCATTGGCGAAAGAAGGCGAAGGGTTGACGCGGTTCATCAACGACTTCCGGCCGGGCTATGCAAGGCGCGAACGTTAGACATCCTACTTTTATCAAATAGGACTTACGCAGGTCGCTCTTTTGTGGCATAACCTGTTAGGTTGTGCCCAAAGAACGTCTATATTTTTTTAGAGTTTATCCGCTAACGGAGCATCACTCTGATAGTTTTTGCTGATAATATCCGGGAAATCCCCAATGTCAATTGCACTTCTAAGAGAACCAACATTTCGTAGGTTTATTTGAAACTGGTTCGCCCGATTCGGTGGCAAGGCATCATAAATCACTTTTTCGATGGGTTTCCGTCTGATACGTCTCATGCCACGGGCAATGAAAAGACGCATCGCATCTCGAAATTCATCAAGTACTTCGCTCAACACAGTTCGGTTTGGGCGTTTTACCGCTTTATATGCCCCTTAGGTGTCACATAGGAACAATTTGACGGAAGAGTTCCCTATTGAACATCGCTCCTCGCGTCCTCCAAAATCCGCGAAATCCGTGTCATCCGCGACAATCCGAGATTCAGACATCTCTATTCCTGATCCTCACGCCATTTCGCGAAGTCCGCCTCAATCTCCTCCGACCATTTTCGATCTATTTCGCCTGGTGTGTAGACACCTTCACGGAGACGTTGATGCCCGAACCGATCGCGGAGTGCCACTTCTTCACCTTGCTCGACGACCTGTTGCGCGAAGTGCGGCGGAATAAAAATGACTCCACCACGCCGACCTAACACCACATCCCCCGGTAAAACCGTCGCCTCCGCAATACGGACGGGGATGTTAATACCCGTGAGTGTGACGTTCGCAATGCCTGTTGGATCTACACCCCGCACGAACGTCGCAAAATCCGGTAATTCGTAGATACCGTCCAGATCCCGGATACCACCCTCAATGACCATGCCTGTCCCGGTCTTCGCATAGATGGAATTGCCGAGATTGTCCCCGGCAAAAGTCCCGTCCTTCACTTTGCCGAAGAGATCAACAACGATGACATCATCGCGAACAAGCGTGTCAATCACCCATGAGTTTTGGCCGCCATCGCGTCCCTCTTTTTCGCCTTGTGCAGAGATAGCGTCGTTGAAGTCAGGACGGATCGGCACAAAGGCGCATGTCACCGCTCTACCGACAAGAATCCGATCTGGATGAAGATTCATCCAATCGCCAGCGAATTGAAACTTATAGTCGTTGCCATGTAGGACACCCCACGCCTGCTCGATACTGATCGCCTTCATCCGCTGAAGGATGTCGTCC is a genomic window containing:
- a CDS encoding HD domain-containing protein, which codes for MFTELQALQKNIESSNIQLVQEISAFSDRIAEKCSLLLVEALKEVVRDYNMKINEQFGENFVQFNEGVREMNRWQEQYRQQMDELATEFRIAAESIQHSRGALVSMAESLMTIEDQSETLVSIAETLDPLLHSLNNQLDAFRQLRQQAIDTFPHIEDRLNELTTGFSNTVQKALDDSGESMRLQRSALTTHVREIRETVETVTLELTEI
- a CDS encoding RraA family protein translates to MQLINKESILAMTHLWEGDRFPDGRPRVSDDILQRMKAISIEQAWGVLHGNDYKFQFAGDWMNLHPDRILVGRAVTCAFVPIRPDFNDAISAQGEKEGRDGGQNSWVIDTLVRDDVIVVDLFGKVKDGTFAGDNLGNSIYAKTGTGMVIEGGIRDLDGIYELPDFATFVRGVDPTGIANVTLTGINIPVRIAEATVLPGDVVLGRRGGVIFIPPHFAQQVVEQGEEVALRDRFGHQRLREGVYTPGEIDRKWSEEIEADFAKWREDQE